A stretch of Monomorium pharaonis isolate MP-MQ-018 chromosome 7, ASM1337386v2, whole genome shotgun sequence DNA encodes these proteins:
- the LOC105841087 gene encoding uncharacterized protein LOC105841087 has protein sequence MATSNADNNDAGPSTSNISIQNMSIDKNNEDNFVRDKLKEWNLENYTEIFINNKINKSNFMLIPDETINEKLIQPLGDYYTFITQRNKLKQSVQEGINLEIESRNTTALFNDGTKLRTLLKKSNFGKYFLSKTLLSHTDSNDLAKFIIEHLLQNCCKISKKTFLFWANEIVHVWRNESVEKWYKPYKNGKLASGKLYHKYINTSKKIKKAVSTFDKKVAENERVKINEEEEHYLNELTCEPLDDFDRIKFLWEKTFNSRQITCTIAQYFEKYPQLRPPLGIQLIELDYKLLNLSEINILHNKWPTLHPKILKLANQRKHAVNLLGYNENVPPEILAWRVLPYLFKPTFMKTGQKKNNWKPSYHEQSNGFITWINVITNLEMTIKKHRELMEKYNLTLQPFIIAVGPLEQLEVVYVIINEEKYVFQHIIDGVDFCFKSFYALRAEYPTSCKQVWTYIQKEIYGLKDTQTNYQSVQRVSDELANLSENTSETED, from the exons atGGCAACATCTAATGCAGATAATAATGATGCAGGACCTTCAACATCTAATATTTCTATTCAAAATATGTCTATCgacaaaaataatgaagataattttgttcgtgataaattgaaagaatggaatcttgaaaattatactgaaatatttatta ataataaaattaataagtctAACTTTATGCTTATTCCTGACGAaacaataaatgaaaaattaattcagcCACTAGGAGATTATTATACGTTTATCACgcaaagaaacaaattaaaacaatca GTGCAAGAAggtattaatttagaaatcgAATCTCGCAACACTACAGCGTTATTTAACGATGGAAcg aaattacgaacattattaaaaaagtcaaattttgGCAAATATTTCTTGTCAAAAACGCTTCTTTCCCATACAGATTCAAATGATTtggcaaaatttattatcgagCATCTCCTACAAAATTGTTGCAA gatctctaaaaagacatttttattttgggCTAATGAGATTGTTCATGTTTGGCGTAACGAATCCGTAGAAAAGTGGTATAAACCTTATAAAAATGGTAAATTAGCATCGGGAAAATTAtatcacaaatatataaacacttccaaaaaaattaaaaaagcagTATCTACATTTGACAAAAAAGTGGCAGAAAATGAgagagttaaaataaatgaggAAGAAGAGCATTATCTCAACGAATTGACTTGTGAACCATTAGATGACTTtgatagaattaaatttttatgggaAAAGACGTTCAACTCTCGTCAAATTACTTGCACTATTGctcaatattttgaaaaatacccACAGTTACGCCCACCACTTGGAATACAATTAATCGAAttggattataaattattaaatttatctgaaataaatattttacataacaaaTGGCCCACACTACACCCAAAAATACTCAAATTGGCTAACCAACGGAAACATGCTGTTAACTTACTCGGatacaatgaaaatgtaccaCCGGAAATATTAGCTTGGCGAGTTCTGCCATACTTATTTAAACCTACATTTATGAAAACgggtcaaaaaaaaaataattggaaaCCATCATATCACGAACAATCTAACGGTTTTATTACTTGGATAAat GTTATCACTAATTTAGAGATGACAATTAAGAAACATCGAGAATTGATGGAGAAATACAATTTGACTCTTCAACCTTTTATTATTGCCGTGGGACCTTTGGAGCAATTAGAAGTTGTCTATGTTATTATCAATgaggaaaaatatgtatttcaacATATTATAGATGGTgtagatttttgttttaaatcgTTTTATGCTCTAAGAGCAGAATATCCTACATCGTGCAAACAAGTCTGGACATACATTCAAAAAGAAATCTATGGCTTAAAAGATACGCAGACAAATTATCAAAGCGTTCAAAGAGTGAGTGATGAATTAGCGAATTTATCAGAAAATACAAGCGAAACTGAAGATTGA
- the LOC118646560 gene encoding transcriptional corepressor LEUNIG-like, whose translation MSQSENSMQLLQQLLQQQQQQQQQQQQHLEEVQRALHFLFEGLQHGQQQQQQQPQPQQPQPQQPQLEQPQPEQPQPQELQPQPQPQQQQPRPKRKKEVPAARGPTGEPSDGAFGVLAEGEAEAATSMTEVVAEAATEAAAEAAAEAAAEAAAEFLHVGVVKLLLLASAVSLPPLLLSGITHAYLLNTSMTGYCN comes from the exons ATGTCCC AATCGGAGAATTCCATGCAATTGTTGCAACAACTgctgcagcagcagcagcagcagcaacaacaacaacaacagcatCTTGAGGAAGTGCAACGGGCGTTGCACTTCCTCTTCGAAGGGCTGCAGCAtgggcagcagcagcagcagcagcagccgcAGCCGCAACAGCCGCAGCCGCAACAGCCGCAACTGGAACAGCCGCAGCCGGAACAACCGCAGCCGCAGGAGCTGCAGCCACAACCGCAgccgcagcagcagcagccacGGCCAAAAC gaaaaaaagagGTGCCGGCCGCGCGCGGGCCCACTGGCGAACCCAGCGATGGGGCTTTTGGGGTGCTGGCCGAGGGGGAGGCCGAAGCAGCGACGTCAATGACAGAGGTGGTGGCCGAGGCGGCGACCGAGGCGGCGGCCGAGGCGGCGGCCGAGGCGGCGGCCGAGGCGGCGGCCGAG tttctGCACGTTGGCGTTGTAAAACTCCTTCTTCTAGCGTCAGCTGTTTCGCTTCCACCTTTGCTGTTGAGCGGTATAACCCACGCATACTTGCTCAACACATCGATGACG GGTTATTGCAACTAA